From one Alicyclobacillus acidocaldarius subsp. acidocaldarius Tc-4-1 genomic stretch:
- a CDS encoding sugar ABC transporter substrate-binding protein, whose translation MMKKTSSTLQKKGFLGAAVCVAASLAVGCGTGVSHTETNVQNGTSAAASTKHYTFELITKSNDSPYWLAVKDGADDAAKKYGVTVTFEAPATETDLTTQLSMFNNAVTAHVDGIILAAQNPSALVGPVEHAEKQGIPVVTVDSGVSPNVSDCFLATNNIAAAEAIAQYAAQKVHGKGQYAIIDFNQESSTGIQRPQGWQLGMKKYPGLKFVGMQLCNNSIATAEAEAETFLHAHPNINLMFGANDRCVLGIANAIQAMGLKGKVFVAGFDADMGEVGDIKSGLINAAILQYPYQMGYEAVEELVAIKHGQHVPKQIDTPYMLVTTQNVNSPAAVKAISQYIQGYKG comes from the coding sequence ATGATGAAAAAGACAAGCTCGACACTGCAGAAGAAAGGTTTCTTGGGTGCCGCTGTATGTGTAGCGGCGTCGCTGGCAGTGGGCTGTGGCACCGGTGTGTCCCACACAGAGACGAATGTACAAAACGGTACGTCTGCCGCAGCCTCCACTAAACACTACACTTTCGAATTAATTACGAAGTCCAATGACTCGCCGTACTGGCTAGCAGTCAAGGACGGAGCAGATGACGCGGCTAAGAAGTACGGGGTCACAGTGACCTTCGAGGCGCCCGCCACCGAGACCGATTTGACAACACAGTTGTCAATGTTCAACAACGCGGTTACAGCGCACGTGGATGGTATTATCTTAGCCGCTCAAAACCCGTCAGCCCTCGTGGGTCCTGTTGAACATGCCGAGAAACAAGGCATACCTGTCGTCACCGTAGACTCTGGTGTGAGTCCTAATGTCTCCGATTGCTTCTTGGCGACGAATAACATTGCTGCAGCTGAGGCAATTGCTCAGTACGCCGCTCAGAAGGTGCATGGAAAAGGCCAGTATGCGATTATCGACTTTAATCAAGAATCTAGTACTGGGATTCAGCGGCCTCAAGGTTGGCAATTGGGTATGAAGAAATATCCAGGGCTTAAGTTTGTTGGTATGCAACTTTGCAACAACAGCATTGCGACTGCTGAGGCTGAGGCAGAAACTTTTCTGCATGCTCATCCGAATATCAACTTAATGTTCGGGGCAAATGACAGGTGTGTGCTCGGCATAGCCAATGCAATACAAGCAATGGGGCTGAAGGGTAAGGTGTTCGTAGCCGGGTTCGACGCCGACATGGGCGAGGTTGGTGACATTAAATCAGGGCTAATCAATGCTGCGATTCTTCAGTATCCTTACCAAATGGGATACGAGGCAGTGGAGGAACTTGTCGCAATTAAGCATGGGCAGCACGTTCCTAAGCAGATTGATACCCCGTATATGCTTGTTACGACTCAAAACGTGAATAGCCCGGCAGCTGTTAAGGCTATCAGTCAGTACATCCAGGGGTATAAGGGTTGA
- a CDS encoding aldo/keto reductase — MGLLTEVGPPSWHPAENRLRTVCKTASDYCIRHGTSIAKIALQFSVSNEDIPTTLIGAATPETIMQNIKWIEEPLDGELLGEMKSLLSDVQGITWSSGNEEEWSSMGEYTND, encoded by the coding sequence ATGGGTCTCTTGACTGAAGTTGGTCCCCCCTCTTGGCATCCAGCTGAAAATAGATTGCGGACGGTTTGTAAGACTGCGTCAGACTACTGCATACGACACGGGACAAGTATTGCAAAGATAGCTCTCCAATTCTCTGTGAGTAATGAAGACATTCCAACGACGCTGATTGGGGCAGCAACTCCGGAAACGATTATGCAGAACATAAAGTGGATTGAGGAGCCACTGGACGGAGAGTTGTTAGGAGAGATGAAGAGCCTCCTCAGCGATGTTCAAGGTATTACTTGGAGTAGCGGAAATGAGGAAGAGTGGAGTAGTATGGGTGAATATACAAATGATTAA
- a CDS encoding L-fucose isomerase yields the protein MQFNLKIGIRPIVDGRFGGIRESLEPITMQMAHRVGELLRTHVRKPDGSPVECLVPDFCIGGVAEAVKADKWFASQGVAAVISVTPSWCYPLETIFRDRTIPQAIWGFNGTERPGAVYLSAAVAALSTLGIPVFAIYGSDVQDVNDATLPADVQRKLIQFAKAATSVAAMKDKSYLSVGYVSMGIAGCLIDESFFSDYLGMRVEYVDMTEFVRRIERGIFDPDELERALKWVQKYCKEGDDRNPPAERRSKAQKDRDWEFVVKMTLIMKDLIEGNDRLKGLGYPEESFGHAAIAAGFQGQRSWSDHFPISDFMESILCSSFDWNGPRRPYIVATENDSLNAVSMLFGYLLTGTAQIFADVRTYWSPESIQRATGWKPTGQSENGFLHLINSGPAALDGTGAATRDGKPVIKPFWEMTEQDIESCLESVTWCPAYDYFKNGGFSCRYVTKGGMPVTIIRLNRIRGVGPVLQLAEGYTIDLPPEVSRTIDERTNPTWPSTWFVPKLTGSGAFESVYTVMDNWGSNHCAICYGHIGSELITLASMLRIPVPMHNVESSRIFRPRVWSQFGHDDGIGADFRACAAFGPLYA from the coding sequence ATGCAGTTCAACTTGAAGATCGGCATTAGGCCAATAGTTGATGGTCGCTTCGGAGGTATTAGAGAAAGCCTGGAACCTATTACCATGCAAATGGCTCATCGTGTGGGTGAGCTGCTCCGCACGCATGTACGCAAGCCAGACGGAAGCCCCGTCGAGTGCCTTGTTCCTGATTTTTGCATTGGAGGGGTCGCTGAAGCTGTAAAGGCGGACAAGTGGTTTGCTTCTCAGGGCGTCGCGGCAGTGATTTCGGTAACTCCGTCTTGGTGCTATCCGCTTGAGACAATTTTTAGAGATAGAACAATTCCGCAAGCGATATGGGGCTTCAATGGTACAGAACGCCCAGGAGCGGTTTACTTGTCCGCAGCGGTTGCTGCACTGTCGACTTTAGGTATACCGGTTTTCGCAATATACGGTTCGGACGTACAAGATGTGAATGATGCGACTTTACCGGCCGACGTACAGCGAAAGCTAATACAATTTGCTAAGGCGGCTACGTCTGTGGCAGCAATGAAAGATAAGTCATACCTGTCGGTCGGATACGTGTCGATGGGGATCGCGGGTTGCCTGATCGACGAATCGTTCTTTAGTGATTATTTGGGCATGAGAGTCGAGTATGTGGATATGACGGAGTTTGTGCGCAGAATAGAACGGGGGATTTTTGATCCCGATGAGTTGGAGCGGGCGCTTAAGTGGGTACAGAAGTATTGCAAAGAGGGAGATGACCGAAATCCTCCCGCGGAGCGACGTAGCAAAGCTCAGAAGGATAGGGATTGGGAGTTCGTTGTGAAAATGACCCTCATCATGAAGGATTTGATAGAAGGGAATGATAGACTGAAAGGGCTCGGTTACCCAGAAGAGTCTTTCGGGCATGCGGCTATCGCGGCCGGGTTTCAGGGTCAAAGATCTTGGAGTGACCACTTTCCAATTAGCGATTTTATGGAGAGCATCCTATGTTCGTCCTTCGACTGGAACGGGCCCAGGCGTCCTTACATAGTGGCGACGGAGAATGATTCGTTAAATGCGGTATCCATGCTATTCGGATATCTACTCACAGGAACAGCTCAAATATTTGCAGATGTTCGAACCTACTGGAGTCCAGAAAGTATTCAAAGGGCAACAGGATGGAAGCCTACTGGCCAATCGGAAAATGGATTTCTACACCTCATCAATTCAGGGCCAGCTGCGTTGGATGGCACCGGCGCTGCAACTCGAGATGGCAAGCCGGTCATAAAGCCATTCTGGGAGATGACGGAACAGGACATCGAATCCTGTCTAGAATCGGTGACTTGGTGTCCTGCCTATGACTATTTCAAGAATGGGGGATTTTCTTGTAGATATGTAACAAAAGGTGGGATGCCAGTAACCATTATACGGTTGAATAGGATTCGTGGAGTAGGTCCTGTGCTTCAATTGGCAGAGGGTTACACGATCGATCTTCCACCTGAGGTAAGTCGAACTATCGACGAACGAACCAATCCGACGTGGCCAAGTACGTGGTTTGTGCCGAAATTAACCGGCAGTGGCGCCTTTGAGTCGGTTTATACGGTGATGGACAATTGGGGGAGCAATCATTGCGCGATATGTTATGGACATATCGGTTCGGAACTCATCACCCTAGCGTCGATGTTGAGAATCCCAGTGCCCATGCATAATGTAGAGAGCTCGAGAATCTTCAGGCCGAGAGTTTGGTCACAGTTTGGTCACGACGACGGCATCGGGGCTGATTTCCGAGCCTGTGCTGCATTTGGTCCGCTGTACGCGTGA
- a CDS encoding sugar ABC transporter ATP-binding protein has protein sequence MAKLELERLGVTINPRAPVARLSVGQQQICEIAKVIHKHPRIVILDEPTASLTLSETQALFRVIKAMKEEGLTIIFISHHMEEIFEIADRCTVLRDGKVVYTGLVKELDERRLAELMVGHTIGEFYPERSNRPRKEVALKLVDFGGRGVGPISLEVCYGEILGISGLVGSGRSELLRMIFGADKSEYGEMYIDGKRVQIHSPRDAIRHGLAFVTEDRRVDGLNLQLSVEFNLNLPSLLLGNRRSFLGVVNNDEERRISEQMCEATRVRCASINQRVWMLSGGNQQKVAIAKWIPTNARIFLLDEPTKGIDVVSKSEIYKTINKLADEGNAVIVVSSYNPELIGLCDRIVTMAHGQITKEFTKGVSEAELLLAQGL, from the coding sequence ATGGCTAAGCTGGAACTTGAGAGACTTGGAGTGACTATCAATCCTCGGGCACCGGTTGCTCGGCTTAGTGTCGGTCAGCAGCAAATTTGCGAAATTGCCAAAGTAATACACAAGCATCCGAGAATTGTTATTTTAGATGAGCCCACAGCTTCACTTACACTGTCGGAAACTCAAGCTCTCTTTCGAGTCATTAAGGCTATGAAAGAGGAAGGACTTACGATAATATTTATCAGTCATCATATGGAGGAAATTTTTGAAATAGCAGATCGTTGCACGGTTCTTCGGGATGGAAAGGTTGTATATACAGGTTTAGTAAAAGAATTAGATGAACGTCGTCTTGCTGAGCTAATGGTTGGTCATACAATTGGTGAGTTCTATCCTGAACGGTCAAATCGACCTAGGAAAGAAGTCGCGCTGAAGCTTGTGGACTTCGGGGGACGTGGTGTGGGTCCCATTTCGTTAGAAGTCTGTTATGGTGAGATTTTGGGTATTTCTGGTCTGGTTGGATCCGGAAGATCAGAATTGCTTCGCATGATATTTGGAGCTGATAAAAGTGAGTATGGAGAGATGTACATTGACGGAAAGCGCGTTCAGATCCATTCTCCTAGGGACGCAATACGCCATGGCTTGGCCTTCGTGACAGAGGACAGGCGTGTGGATGGTTTGAATCTTCAATTATCAGTAGAATTTAACTTGAATCTTCCGAGTCTCCTTCTTGGAAATAGAAGGTCATTCTTGGGGGTTGTAAACAATGATGAGGAACGGCGTATCTCTGAGCAAATGTGCGAAGCCACCAGGGTGAGGTGTGCCTCTATCAATCAGCGTGTATGGATGCTGAGTGGCGGAAATCAGCAAAAGGTAGCTATAGCAAAGTGGATACCTACGAATGCTCGGATATTTCTCCTTGACGAACCAACCAAGGGTATAGATGTAGTATCAAAATCTGAGATATACAAGACGATTAATAAACTTGCAGATGAAGGTAACGCAGTGATTGTTGTGTCGTCATATAATCCCGAGCTGATTGGTCTATGCGACAGAATTGTCACCATGGCACACGGACAAATAACAAAGGAATTCACGAAGGGTGTCTCTGAAGCGGAATTGTTACTGGCTCAGGGGTTATGA
- a CDS encoding ATP-binding cassette domain-containing protein translates to MKILSGAYTADEGVILIDGREVAISNPRDSEGVGIGIVYQELSLFPHLTVAQNILFGVEPGSRLGF, encoded by the coding sequence ATGAAGATTCTGTCTGGAGCTTACACGGCCGATGAGGGTGTGATTCTGATTGATGGGCGCGAGGTGGCAATATCGAACCCGCGCGATTCGGAGGGGGTTGGTATAGGAATCGTATACCAAGAGTTGAGTCTATTCCCCCACCTAACGGTCGCCCAAAATATATTGTTCGGTGTTGAGCCGGGTTCTCGGTTGGGTTTTTAG
- a CDS encoding zinc-binding alcohol dehydrogenase family protein — MIKVQCERPFQFRVLNCEPISRGQGEVLVRVKRVGICGTDFHAYRGEQPLVTYPRVLGHEVAGVVEDVDSGASPFSTGEVVCLFPYRSCGNCKACLRGKPNCCRALDVIGVTSDGGMSELISVPESQLVSCNGLDLDQAVIVEPLSIAAHAVRRASVSNGDHVLVIGAGPIGIAVARLAALRGAHVYITDLRRDRLEAAAQWCGPDHVNVIPGDISLQVTRDLTAGDMMEIVFDATGNKQSMEFALQYVGHGGRLALVGIVQDSLCYPHPEIHKRELTLLSCRNALREDFQYVIELMRNKKIAVDGYITHRAMLCDVKHVWTEWELSMRNMVKGVFEV, encoded by the coding sequence ATGATTAAAGTGCAATGTGAGCGCCCATTTCAATTTCGTGTGTTGAACTGTGAGCCTATTTCGCGCGGCCAAGGGGAAGTGCTAGTCCGCGTAAAGCGTGTGGGTATTTGTGGGACAGATTTTCACGCATACCGTGGGGAGCAGCCGCTCGTTACGTACCCACGAGTCCTCGGGCATGAGGTTGCAGGTGTTGTTGAAGATGTAGATTCAGGCGCTTCTCCGTTTTCTACGGGAGAGGTCGTGTGCCTATTTCCGTACAGGTCGTGTGGCAACTGTAAGGCCTGCCTACGAGGTAAGCCTAATTGTTGCAGAGCTCTCGATGTGATCGGTGTAACGTCCGACGGAGGCATGAGTGAACTGATATCCGTTCCAGAATCTCAACTGGTAAGCTGTAACGGGCTTGACCTTGATCAAGCAGTCATTGTGGAGCCGCTCAGTATCGCAGCACATGCAGTGCGCAGAGCTTCCGTATCGAATGGCGACCACGTCCTCGTCATTGGGGCAGGTCCTATTGGAATTGCTGTTGCTCGGCTTGCAGCGCTTCGTGGAGCACACGTGTATATCACTGACCTCCGGCGTGACCGTCTAGAAGCAGCCGCGCAGTGGTGTGGGCCAGACCACGTAAATGTAATTCCAGGCGATATATCTTTGCAAGTGACGCGTGACTTGACAGCGGGCGACATGATGGAGATTGTGTTCGACGCGACGGGAAATAAACAGTCTATGGAGTTTGCTTTGCAGTATGTGGGCCATGGTGGGCGTTTGGCCTTGGTTGGAATTGTACAAGATTCTTTGTGTTATCCGCATCCTGAAATTCATAAGAGAGAACTCACCTTATTGTCGTGTCGAAACGCCTTACGCGAGGACTTCCAATATGTCATCGAGCTCATGCGGAACAAGAAAATCGCGGTGGATGGGTACATCACACATAGAGCTATGCTATGCGACGTCAAACACGTATGGACAGAGTGGGAGCTTTCGATGCGCAATATGGTAAAAGGTGTGTTTGAAGTATGA
- a CDS encoding amidohydrolase family protein: MPELKRIDAHQHYWRIARGDYDWMTADMRSIRRDYLPEDLMPSLIKHNFSGSIAVQAAATYEETNFLLDLAASDSTILGVVGWVDPYDEQWMTRIEAYRRIPKWRGYRLMVEYLDNPYSLLEGTSKELLIYSSLENISIDILVRCDQLSFVLDLIDRFPNLRVILDHMGKPTMKPEDFSRWAECIKQISSNKRVYVKISGMVTEAKRSYGCYMPDFDFHPYIDHVVDVFGPRRVVFGSDWPVCLLATGYSEVVEIVERYLQSRMDASLWEGLWGTNAAEFYGLQRVSGDV; this comes from the coding sequence GTGCCAGAACTGAAGCGCATAGATGCACATCAGCATTATTGGCGTATTGCACGGGGGGACTACGATTGGATGACAGCCGATATGAGATCGATTCGAAGGGACTACCTCCCTGAAGATTTAATGCCATCCCTAATTAAGCATAACTTTTCCGGCAGTATAGCGGTGCAAGCAGCTGCTACGTATGAAGAGACTAACTTTCTTCTTGACCTTGCTGCGTCGGATTCCACTATTCTAGGTGTTGTTGGGTGGGTAGATCCGTATGATGAGCAGTGGATGACAAGGATCGAGGCATATCGAAGAATACCTAAATGGCGGGGCTATCGGCTGATGGTGGAGTACTTGGACAATCCATATAGTCTTTTAGAGGGAACGAGTAAAGAGTTACTTATATACTCCTCACTAGAAAACATTTCAATAGACATCTTGGTTCGCTGTGACCAATTGAGCTTCGTGTTAGACCTCATCGACCGATTTCCGAATCTTAGAGTCATTCTTGACCACATGGGAAAGCCCACAATGAAACCAGAAGACTTTTCGCGTTGGGCAGAGTGTATCAAACAAATATCTTCCAACAAGAGGGTATACGTAAAAATATCAGGGATGGTAACAGAAGCAAAAAGAAGCTATGGGTGTTATATGCCTGATTTTGATTTCCATCCATATATCGATCATGTCGTCGATGTATTCGGACCACGACGGGTTGTATTTGGTAGCGACTGGCCTGTATGCCTTCTGGCGACTGGCTACAGCGAGGTTGTAGAAATAGTTGAGAGATATCTTCAATCGAGGATGGATGCGTCCTTGTGGGAAGGTTTGTGGGGAACAAACGCTGCAGAATTTTATGGTCTTCAACGGGTGAGTGGAGATGTCTGA
- a CDS encoding ABC transporter permease — protein sequence MFAGLVVLVIVFSLLSKSFLTFSNIFQILQQVAVVGILSIGQAFVIITAGIDMSQGSVIDLVGIATGLLLAHHYPIWISVVAGLLIGVATGLVNGLLITLAKIPPFIATLGTMSIDAGIALIIPNGQPVFGIPQSVYNFGNGGVLKIIPNIALLMIVLAVVFHFVLSKTKFGRYTYAVGSNPLAARLSGMRVNRHIIFVYILSGVLSAVGGIVMLAWVNSAMPDMGTNYQLNSIAAVVIGGASLFGGEGTVWGSMIGALLMAVLANGSQLVGISSYWQSVLLGIVVVLAVFIDGFRRRAADSNA from the coding sequence GTGTTTGCGGGATTGGTCGTATTGGTAATTGTTTTCTCGCTTCTATCGAAGTCATTCCTTACGTTTTCGAATATATTTCAAATCCTTCAGCAAGTAGCGGTTGTGGGCATACTGTCAATCGGCCAGGCCTTCGTTATCATCACAGCTGGTATTGACATGTCGCAAGGCTCGGTTATTGATTTGGTAGGTATTGCAACAGGGTTGCTTCTAGCACATCACTACCCAATCTGGATATCAGTTGTGGCAGGGCTGTTAATCGGAGTGGCGACTGGTCTTGTAAACGGATTGCTCATTACTCTGGCAAAAATACCTCCTTTTATCGCGACACTAGGCACAATGAGTATAGATGCTGGAATTGCCCTGATCATTCCAAACGGCCAACCCGTATTTGGTATACCTCAATCTGTATATAATTTTGGAAATGGAGGTGTTTTGAAGATAATCCCCAATATCGCTCTATTGATGATAGTGCTTGCGGTTGTGTTTCATTTTGTTCTCAGCAAGACAAAGTTTGGTAGATATACGTACGCTGTCGGTAGCAACCCTCTTGCTGCTAGACTCTCGGGTATGCGGGTAAATCGCCACATCATTTTCGTCTACATCTTAAGCGGTGTCTTGTCTGCAGTCGGTGGCATCGTCATGTTGGCTTGGGTGAACTCTGCAATGCCTGATATGGGGACTAATTACCAATTGAATTCGATTGCCGCGGTTGTGATTGGGGGAGCTAGCCTTTTTGGCGGTGAAGGCACAGTTTGGGGGAGCATGATTGGCGCCTTGCTGATGGCTGTGCTCGCAAATGGCTCCCAATTGGTGGGTATATCGTCGTATTGGCAGAGCGTCTTGTTAGGAATCGTCGTTGTGTTGGCCGTCTTTATTGATGGGTTCAGGCGGCGGGCGGCTGATTCAAACGCCTAA
- the araB gene encoding ribulokinase, translating to MSEYSIGVDYGTQSGRAVLVEIGTGREITKAVKNYTHGVMDEYLPDGVTRLGPDWALQHPRDYVEVLEETIPRLLRESGVRPEDVIGIGIDFTSCTMLPIRADGTPLCLEPRFERHPHAYVKLWKHHAAQDEANKLNEIARERGEAFLARYGGKISSEWMIPKIWQILDEAPEIYDAADAMVEATDWIVMQLTGKLVRSSCPAGYKSIWHKRTGYPSRDFFKALHPRLEHVVEEKLWGPILPIGSRAGELTEAMARRIGLVPGTPVAVGNVDAHVSMPAVGITEPGKMLMIIGTSTCHVLLGTEERAVPGMCGVVEDGIIPGYMGYEAGQSCVGDHFEWWIENGVPPAYWDEARREGIGIHDLLTRKAAKLRPGETGLLALDWWNGNRSTLVDADLTGLLIGATLATKPEDIYRALIEATAYGTRMIVETFRASGVPVDEMYACGGIAQKNALMMQIYADVLNMPIYIGASTQAPTLGAAMFGAVAAGKARGGYDSIEEAAREMGSVREKPYVPNPSAVKVYDELYREYTRLYDYFGRGENNVMKVLKRIKSAVAQEEVKI from the coding sequence ATGTCTGAGTATTCGATCGGCGTGGACTACGGCACACAGTCTGGCCGCGCCGTTCTCGTGGAGATCGGGACCGGGCGCGAGATCACCAAGGCGGTCAAAAATTACACGCATGGCGTGATGGACGAGTACCTGCCGGATGGGGTGACGCGCCTCGGACCCGACTGGGCGCTCCAGCATCCGCGCGATTATGTGGAGGTCCTCGAGGAGACGATTCCTCGGCTTCTCCGCGAGTCGGGCGTGCGGCCGGAGGACGTGATCGGCATCGGCATCGACTTCACGTCGTGCACGATGCTGCCCATTCGCGCGGACGGCACGCCGCTCTGCTTGGAGCCGCGCTTTGAACGGCATCCGCACGCGTACGTGAAGCTCTGGAAGCACCATGCCGCGCAGGACGAAGCGAACAAGTTGAACGAGATTGCGCGCGAGCGCGGGGAGGCGTTTCTCGCGCGCTACGGCGGCAAGATCTCGTCGGAATGGATGATCCCGAAGATCTGGCAAATCCTCGACGAGGCGCCGGAGATCTACGATGCGGCGGACGCCATGGTGGAGGCGACCGACTGGATCGTCATGCAACTGACGGGCAAGCTCGTGCGCAGCTCGTGCCCGGCGGGGTACAAGTCCATCTGGCACAAGCGGACGGGGTATCCGAGCCGCGACTTCTTCAAGGCTCTTCATCCGCGCCTGGAGCACGTCGTGGAGGAGAAGCTCTGGGGGCCTATCCTGCCCATCGGATCGCGGGCAGGGGAGCTGACGGAGGCGATGGCGCGCCGCATAGGACTGGTGCCTGGGACGCCGGTGGCCGTGGGCAACGTGGATGCGCACGTGTCGATGCCGGCAGTCGGGATCACCGAGCCGGGCAAGATGCTGATGATCATCGGCACGTCGACCTGCCACGTCCTGTTGGGGACGGAGGAGCGCGCGGTGCCAGGCATGTGCGGCGTGGTGGAGGATGGCATCATTCCGGGGTACATGGGGTATGAGGCTGGGCAGTCCTGCGTCGGAGACCACTTCGAGTGGTGGATTGAAAACGGGGTGCCGCCGGCGTACTGGGACGAAGCGCGGCGCGAGGGCATCGGCATCCATGATCTCCTGACGCGCAAGGCGGCGAAGCTGAGACCGGGCGAGACGGGCCTTCTCGCACTCGACTGGTGGAACGGGAACCGATCCACGCTCGTCGACGCGGACCTCACGGGTCTTCTAATCGGCGCGACGCTCGCCACGAAGCCAGAGGATATCTACCGGGCGCTGATTGAGGCGACAGCGTACGGCACGCGGATGATTGTCGAGACCTTCCGGGCGAGCGGCGTGCCGGTCGACGAGATGTACGCGTGCGGCGGGATTGCGCAGAAGAACGCGCTGATGATGCAGATCTACGCGGACGTGCTCAACATGCCCATCTACATCGGCGCATCGACGCAGGCGCCGACGCTCGGAGCGGCGATGTTTGGCGCTGTGGCGGCGGGGAAGGCGCGCGGCGGATACGACTCCATTGAGGAGGCGGCGCGGGAGATGGGCAGCGTGCGCGAGAAGCCGTACGTTCCGAACCCGAGCGCCGTCAAGGTGTACGACGAGCTGTACCGCGAGTACACGCGCTTGTACGACTACTTCGGCCGCGGCGAAAACAATGTGATGAAGGTGCTGAAGCGCATCAAGAGCGCCGTGGCGCAGGAAGAGGTGAAGATATAG
- a CDS encoding rhamnulokinase: MEDMAYNVVAVDLGSTSGRVYRVSFDGRKLYLSEIHRFSNGPVVTSGSVAWNLYRIIDSALMGLRKALEMSNVISVAIDSWGVDFGVFTVSGECSGVVSCYRNPKNEEYVQHIRRKVPESLVYKNTGIPISGINTSTQLVRMLDNHEVVEGRVLFIAGILANKLCGSWAVERSIASTTQLYNQHIGEWDGALVSALGIRDIILPDIVTPGSVLGELTIPEQRTRAKVISGLEHDTQAATFCLGPDSEELFICSGTWSLVGTTLSRPVLSEAAMNAKWSNERGFWGIDFLKNLPGMWIMERLFSEMSMPREGLDDIILKAAASDKFQFLFDITDPRFFSPSSMISELKHYAKEMDLALPDEIPVLYRSFLESLVMTYKDAIREMIELTGEIPKNVRLMGGGAKNRLLAKMIADATGLPVVRGPAEASVVGNALVQLVANGLVDASDVSAVASSVGELEVVEPSPSEKQIWDDMYDKYWTKRYRIEGYHG; encoded by the coding sequence ATGGAAGATATGGCCTATAACGTGGTCGCGGTCGACCTGGGATCCACGAGTGGTAGAGTTTATCGGGTTAGCTTTGACGGCAGGAAACTGTACCTGTCCGAAATTCATCGCTTTTCCAATGGCCCAGTTGTGACAAGTGGATCGGTAGCGTGGAATTTATATCGGATTATCGATTCTGCCTTAATGGGACTAAGAAAAGCACTTGAGATGTCAAATGTGATATCAGTGGCAATTGACAGTTGGGGGGTCGATTTTGGAGTATTCACAGTTTCGGGTGAATGTTCAGGGGTAGTTTCTTGTTATAGGAACCCAAAAAACGAAGAATACGTACAGCATATTCGAAGGAAAGTGCCAGAATCGTTGGTATACAAAAATACAGGTATACCTATTAGCGGCATTAACACTTCGACTCAGCTTGTGAGAATGCTTGATAATCATGAGGTGGTTGAGGGTAGAGTCCTTTTTATCGCGGGAATATTAGCAAACAAGCTGTGTGGAAGTTGGGCAGTGGAACGTTCGATTGCCAGCACTACTCAACTTTACAATCAGCATATAGGCGAGTGGGACGGGGCCTTGGTGAGCGCGTTGGGTATCCGAGACATCATACTACCGGACATCGTAACACCCGGCTCTGTCTTGGGTGAACTAACTATACCCGAGCAAAGGACTCGTGCTAAGGTCATCTCAGGGTTGGAACATGATACGCAAGCGGCGACGTTCTGTCTAGGGCCTGATTCCGAGGAGTTGTTCATCTGTTCCGGAACTTGGTCGCTCGTCGGAACGACCCTAAGTCGGCCTGTACTCTCTGAAGCCGCAATGAACGCGAAGTGGTCGAACGAAAGAGGGTTTTGGGGAATAGATTTCCTGAAAAATCTTCCTGGAATGTGGATCATGGAACGGCTGTTTTCAGAGATGTCTATGCCCCGCGAGGGGCTGGATGACATCATACTTAAAGCAGCTGCGTCCGATAAATTTCAGTTTTTATTTGACATTACAGATCCTCGCTTCTTTTCACCAAGCAGCATGATATCTGAACTGAAGCATTATGCGAAGGAAATGGATCTAGCGCTTCCTGACGAAATACCTGTTTTGTACAGATCTTTTTTAGAATCCTTAGTGATGACGTATAAAGACGCTATTAGAGAAATGATTGAACTTACAGGAGAGATACCCAAGAATGTAAGACTTATGGGAGGGGGTGCAAAGAATCGATTGCTAGCAAAGATGATCGCCGATGCGACGGGTTTGCCCGTCGTGAGGGGCCCGGCTGAGGCGAGCGTCGTCGGAAACGCATTGGTGCAGCTAGTCGCGAATGGGCTTGTCGATGCATCAGATGTTTCGGCAGTCGCATCGAGTGTTGGAGAATTGGAGGTTGTCGAGCCATCTCCTTCAGAAAAGCAGATTTGGGACGACATGTACGATAAATATTGGACAAAAAGGTATCGAATAGAGGGGTACCATGGATAA